From the genome of Nicotiana sylvestris chromosome 2, ASM39365v2, whole genome shotgun sequence, one region includes:
- the LOC104217063 gene encoding small ribosomal subunit protein uS17-like, whose product MAEQTEKAFLKQPGVFLSSKKTGKGKRPGKGGNRYFKSIGLGFKTPREAIEGSYIDKKCPFTGNVSIRGRILAGTCHSAKMNRTIIVRRNYLHYVKKYQRYEKRHSNIPAHISPCFRVKEGDHVIIGQCRPLSKTVRFNVLKVIPAGSAGGGKKAFTGM is encoded by the exons ATGGCTGAGCAG ACGGAGAAGGCCTTCTTGAAGCAGCCTGGTGTCTTTCTTAG CTCGAAGAAGACAGGGAAGGGGAAGAGGCCAGGAAAGGGTGGCAATCGCTACTTTAAGAGCATTGGTTTAGGTTTCAAGACTCCCCGTGAGGCTATTGAAG GTTCTTACATTGATAAGAAATGTCCGTTCACTGGCAATGTTTCTATCAGAGGTCGCATCCTTGCTGGTACATGCCACAGTGCTAAGATGAACAGAACTATCATTGTCCGACGCAACTACCTACATTATGTCAAGAAGTACCAGAG GTATGAGAAGAGGCATTCTAATATTCCAGCTCATATATCACCATGCTTCCGTGTGAAAGAGGGAGACCATGTTATTATTGGACAGTGCAG GCCTTTGTCCAAAACTGTGAGGTTCAATGTGTTAAAGGTGATTCCTGCCGGGTCAGCTGGTGGGGGGAAGAAAGCATTTACAGGAATGTGA